A window of the Dongshaea marina genome harbors these coding sequences:
- the queA gene encoding tRNA preQ1(34) S-adenosylmethionine ribosyltransferase-isomerase QueA, whose amino-acid sequence MQLSDFFFDLPDELIARYPMPERAGSRLLQLDGNSGELCHGMFADLLEQVRPGDLMVFNNTRVIPARMFGQKETGGKVEMLVERLLDGQQILAHLRASKAPKPGTKLIFEQAVHAEVKGRQGDLFLLEIQGERPVLELLEEFGHIPLPPYIDRADEDSDKERYQTVYNEKPGAVAAPTAGLHFDELMLEKLKAKGVEFAFVTLHVGAGTFQSVRVDNIEEHKMHSEYVELSQEVVDQITKTREQGGRIIAVGTTSVRSLESAARVTLAQNKPLAPFFDDTDIFIYPGFEFQLVDAMITNFHLPESTLIMLVSAFAGKENILKAYNEAVKKEYRFFSYGDAMFLSRQRSA is encoded by the coding sequence ATGCAGCTGTCTGATTTCTTTTTTGACCTTCCCGATGAGCTTATCGCGCGTTATCCCATGCCCGAGCGGGCGGGGAGTCGTCTGCTGCAACTCGATGGCAACAGTGGTGAGCTGTGTCATGGTATGTTTGCAGATCTGCTGGAGCAGGTTCGCCCTGGTGATCTGATGGTGTTTAACAACACCCGGGTTATTCCGGCACGGATGTTTGGTCAAAAAGAGACGGGCGGTAAAGTCGAGATGTTGGTGGAGCGCTTGCTCGATGGCCAGCAGATCCTGGCCCATCTGCGGGCATCCAAGGCGCCGAAGCCCGGCACCAAGCTTATTTTCGAGCAGGCGGTTCACGCCGAAGTGAAAGGTCGCCAGGGCGATCTGTTCCTGCTGGAGATCCAGGGAGAGCGCCCGGTGCTTGAGTTACTGGAAGAGTTTGGCCATATTCCCCTTCCTCCCTATATCGATCGCGCCGATGAAGACTCCGATAAGGAGCGCTATCAGACGGTGTATAACGAAAAGCCAGGTGCCGTTGCCGCGCCAACCGCGGGGCTGCATTTCGATGAGCTGATGCTGGAGAAGCTAAAGGCCAAGGGTGTGGAATTTGCCTTTGTCACCCTGCATGTGGGTGCCGGAACCTTCCAGTCGGTACGGGTCGACAACATCGAAGAGCACAAGATGCACTCCGAGTATGTGGAGCTCTCCCAGGAGGTTGTGGATCAGATCACCAAAACCCGTGAACAGGGTGGACGGATCATTGCCGTTGGCACCACTTCGGTTCGCTCATTAGAGAGTGCCGCTCGGGTCACGTTGGCACAAAATAAGCCGCTTGCTCCCTTTTTCGACGATACCGATATTTTTATCTACCCGGGCTTTGAGTTTCAGCTGGTAGATGCGATGATTACTAACTTTCATCTGCCTGAGTCGACCCTGATCATGCTGGTCTCCGCCTTTGCCGGAAAAGAGAACATTCTCAAGGCATACAATGAGGCGGTGAAGAAAGAGTATCGTTTCTTTAGCTACGGAGATGCGATGTTCCTGAGCCGTCAGCGTTCGGCTTAA